From the genome of Thermogutta terrifontis, one region includes:
- a CDS encoding sulfatase-like hydrolase/transferase — translation MCGCFVCNNGFYLKKKVFAHMLFVIALVQFIAMAAETGNLSADELSATGRSTISVEVKGTTTRAETASDTTATSESRGRQPNIVLILADDLGYGEVGCYGQKKIHTPNLDRMAAEGMRFLQFYAGAPVCAPSRCVLLTGKHLGHAAIRDNSEVQPEGQWPLPAEEVTIAELLPLENATKTGEASFARFQSPGISG, via the coding sequence ATGTGTGGGTGCTTCGTCTGCAATAATGGATTTTATCTGAAGAAAAAAGTTTTTGCTCACATGCTATTCGTTATTGCGCTTGTTCAGTTCATTGCCATGGCTGCGGAAACGGGGAACTTATCGGCTGACGAGCTTTCCGCGACTGGTCGTTCCACAATATCTGTTGAAGTAAAGGGAACAACAACGCGAGCGGAAACTGCGTCGGACACAACGGCTACTTCAGAATCGCGAGGCCGCCAGCCAAATATTGTGCTCATTCTGGCTGACGACCTGGGCTACGGAGAAGTGGGTTGCTATGGACAGAAGAAAATCCACACTCCCAATCTTGATCGTATGGCAGCGGAGGGAATGCGATTTCTCCAGTTTTACGCGGGTGCACCGGTTTGTGCCCCGTCCCGATGTGTTCTCCTGACCGGTAAGCACCTGGGGCATGCAGCAATTCGCGACAATTCTGAGGTCCAACCGGAAGGCCAGTGGCCGTTACCCGCAGAGGAAGTCACCATTGCGGAGCTCCTCCCGCTGGAAAATGCTACGAAGACGGGGGAGGCAAGTTTTGCACGGTTCCAGTCTCCTGGAATTTCGGGCTGA
- a CDS encoding right-handed parallel beta-helix repeat-containing protein gives MITHVHRHTAWIALMAFLAAVATESGAEERPGVLVPPDDQAIREVEAGQREVANAAWWGFDAEDSTKALQAALRSPARKVIVPKMPHPWIVDKIELVGNKEIIFEQGVEVIAKRGAFLGKGDCLFTATNQENLTIVGNGAVFRMWREDYARPPYEKAEWRHCLSLRGCENVVVQGLVLRESGGDGIYLGAGRNGEPNRHIIIRDVICDSNYRQGISVITAEDLLIENVTLRNTAGTPPQAGIDFEPNRPGEVLVNCVMRNCLIENNRGYAIHVYAGALNADSRPISIRLENCHTQGTNAGSLSIVARNSDAEAVRGVVEVINCCFEDSGTAGMIVRSKPAGRLQIRLKDCRIVEKAERPVSPSPILFVSRPGDENDLGGLTLENVIITDRIDRPFLSFQNAGGVCLTDIKGTITLSREKGQETILVDQNWLNRSFPCDPIRRLPIISTDRLRVEKEPVSPKTILAVPPHRLRENAQYAIFARQGERVVCELAYEKVGQNTGRDLPLLVRGPSGETVQQAKLRFQAQTRIEFFASKTGVYKIEAEPGPNSLRLVATSHYAGIVGNRGIIHMIGTRGRFYLFVPPDTPIGLGVQGDPPGECVGARLTEGAAILWEIQGCQDVRSFVSEATSSSRTLCLELKQPTQGVLEDEYIAIRGTVPVLSFWQDVLFVTGHPSDERHNP, from the coding sequence ATGATCACTCATGTTCACCGGCATACGGCCTGGATAGCCTTAATGGCCTTCCTTGCTGCAGTTGCGACAGAAAGTGGCGCGGAAGAACGTCCTGGGGTGTTGGTACCCCCCGACGATCAAGCGATTCGTGAAGTGGAGGCTGGTCAACGCGAAGTGGCGAACGCAGCGTGGTGGGGATTTGACGCGGAGGACTCCACGAAGGCCCTGCAAGCGGCGCTGCGTTCGCCTGCCAGGAAGGTCATCGTCCCCAAGATGCCGCACCCATGGATCGTCGACAAAATCGAACTCGTTGGCAACAAGGAAATAATCTTCGAGCAGGGGGTAGAAGTCATAGCCAAACGGGGAGCCTTTTTAGGAAAAGGAGACTGTTTATTCACAGCCACAAACCAGGAAAATCTCACCATCGTTGGCAATGGCGCTGTATTTCGCATGTGGCGGGAGGATTATGCTCGACCACCATACGAGAAGGCAGAATGGCGGCATTGCCTGAGCTTGCGAGGGTGCGAGAACGTCGTCGTTCAAGGACTGGTGCTTCGCGAGAGTGGCGGAGATGGTATATATCTGGGGGCCGGTCGGAACGGCGAACCAAACAGGCACATCATTATTCGGGATGTCATCTGTGACAGCAATTACCGCCAGGGGATTAGTGTCATAACTGCCGAAGATTTGCTCATCGAAAACGTGACGCTCCGCAACACCGCGGGAACGCCACCCCAGGCGGGAATCGATTTTGAACCCAATCGGCCAGGCGAGGTTCTCGTCAACTGTGTGATGCGAAATTGTCTCATCGAGAACAATCGCGGTTATGCGATCCATGTCTACGCCGGAGCGTTAAATGCTGATTCACGCCCAATCTCCATTAGATTAGAAAACTGTCATACGCAGGGGACCAACGCCGGTTCTCTGAGTATCGTCGCCAGAAATTCCGATGCAGAGGCCGTCCGGGGCGTCGTCGAGGTTATCAACTGCTGTTTTGAGGACTCCGGGACCGCGGGAATGATTGTGCGGTCGAAGCCGGCCGGGAGGCTGCAAATTCGTCTTAAAGATTGCAGAATTGTTGAAAAAGCGGAGCGTCCCGTTTCTCCATCGCCGATCCTTTTCGTATCTCGACCTGGTGATGAGAATGACTTAGGTGGACTGACTCTGGAAAATGTGATTATCACCGATAGAATCGACCGACCTTTTTTGTCTTTTCAAAATGCGGGTGGTGTTTGCCTGACTGACATTAAAGGAACGATCACGCTTTCTCGGGAAAAGGGCCAGGAAACCATCCTGGTCGATCAAAACTGGCTCAACAGATCGTTTCCCTGCGATCCCATTCGTCGTTTGCCCATCATTTCCACGGATAGGTTGCGAGTGGAAAAAGAACCGGTTTCTCCCAAGACCATCCTTGCGGTTCCTCCACACCGGTTGCGCGAAAATGCTCAATATGCAATTTTCGCTCGGCAGGGAGAGCGGGTCGTTTGTGAGCTTGCCTATGAAAAGGTGGGTCAGAATACTGGCCGCGATCTGCCGCTTCTTGTCCGTGGACCATCTGGTGAGACGGTTCAGCAAGCCAAGCTTAGGTTTCAGGCACAGACCCGCATTGAGTTTTTCGCATCCAAGACGGGCGTCTACAAGATAGAAGCGGAGCCGGGGCCCAATAGTCTTCGCCTGGTTGCAACAAGCCATTATGCAGGAATTGTGGGGAATAGAGGCATCATCCACATGATTGGAACTCGAGGGCGGTTTTATCTTTTCGTTCCGCCTGATACTCCGATAGGGCTAGGCGTCCAGGGGGACCCGCCCGGAGAATGTGTCGGTGCGCGGCTGACGGAAGGGGCGGCAATCCTTTGGGAGATACAAGGATGTCAGGATGTGCGTTCCTTCGTGAGTGAGGCGACAAGTTCCTCGCGAACGCTCTGTCTGGAATTAAAGCAACCGACACAGGGAGTTTTAGAAGACGAGTATATTGCCATTCGCGGAACCGTCCCTGTTTTGAGCTTTTGGCAGGACGTATTGTTCGTGACAGGTCATCCAAGTGATGAAAGACATAATCCGTAA
- a CDS encoding DUF4838 domain-containing protein — protein MVQNGSASARLVFPAGRQSELKLVIDELHDALSAATGASLERLPWEPDRPLPSPAIVVGTAMDFPEEAKAFGLDAMGPEGVAVCTSRGRLWLLGNSPAGVSHAVYMFLEELGFRWYFPDPVWTVTPHCRDITVQIRKVEQPAFAWRRIWYGWGPRTPQLQKDYDAWMRHNRQGGAFRVDCGHAWERYIPVKMFDSHPEWFALVKGKRQPPQLCVSNPEVQQQFVEAVLEYLRRHPEQTMVSVEPNDGGGYCECPNCRAIGNGSVSDQVFFLANLVARAVQKEFPGKYVGLYAYAHHADPPSFALEPNVYVQVTTGFRYTKLSWEDQIRAFRQCGAQVGVYDYFSVYPWDWDLPGAAKAGRDFELATAIRNYHSLGLSTYDAESSCNWGPNGPGYWMAAHLMWNPQQDAQSLFEDFCTKAFGEAAAPMRRLYTRWSRGERFSPRSLKLAMEDLDAAYRATSAPEIVARLDRVAMYLHWLRLWLEYDQSSRHNQWNRLVVAPPEEIIARAKECVVFSHRIMDTGLIHTFPMLFSSWFDERFRALTLVEGFNLREAHKAWTAQKQNIPTHEEVTQFRQEDLKRYADLQAVEIEGRIWRGPLRPVTDLVPDAVASWQETKSALPAIESGEIVFQGRAGEELTISWQPFDKGHTISCDWTLRTEETIVATGHVEAPKGEPAQATVKLPQNGVYTLNPGTDFWRAARVDIGNRPFVFRAARADTPGAPKAVPLRFWLPAMNERLYFYVPQGTRHFVVGIVSGGDPWTQLRINTPDGRVIVDDRVLAGSEISVIVEEDQRTYGADSAMANHSILPSAQQSVEVPNGTDGQIWSLQLSGLRCVVELYDVPPYLACSPQTLLIPEDAVFHSQSDGSRKVDYD, from the coding sequence TTGGTCCAAAATGGTTCGGCATCTGCCCGCCTTGTGTTTCCTGCAGGGCGACAAAGCGAACTGAAACTGGTGATTGACGAACTTCACGACGCGCTGTCCGCGGCGACGGGAGCCTCCTTGGAACGCCTCCCCTGGGAGCCCGACCGTCCACTCCCTTCCCCTGCGATAGTTGTGGGAACGGCGATGGATTTTCCAGAGGAAGCAAAAGCGTTTGGGCTTGATGCGATGGGGCCTGAGGGAGTGGCTGTGTGCACCAGTAGGGGGCGCCTTTGGCTCCTGGGCAACAGCCCGGCAGGGGTTTCTCACGCGGTATACATGTTCTTGGAGGAACTGGGATTCCGCTGGTACTTTCCGGATCCGGTGTGGACTGTGACGCCGCATTGTCGGGATATCACAGTGCAAATTCGCAAGGTGGAACAACCGGCTTTTGCCTGGCGACGGATCTGGTATGGGTGGGGACCTCGAACTCCTCAGTTACAAAAAGATTACGATGCCTGGATGCGGCACAACCGCCAGGGCGGAGCGTTCCGCGTGGACTGTGGGCACGCCTGGGAGCGATATATACCGGTCAAAATGTTTGACTCCCATCCCGAATGGTTTGCCCTGGTGAAAGGAAAGCGGCAACCGCCTCAGCTCTGTGTAAGCAACCCTGAAGTGCAGCAGCAATTTGTGGAGGCCGTCCTGGAATATCTCCGGCGTCACCCGGAACAGACGATGGTTTCCGTCGAGCCGAATGATGGAGGCGGCTATTGCGAATGCCCCAACTGTCGGGCAATCGGGAACGGCTCGGTAAGCGATCAAGTATTCTTTTTAGCCAATTTGGTCGCCCGAGCTGTACAAAAGGAGTTCCCCGGGAAATATGTCGGTCTCTATGCCTACGCTCACCATGCGGACCCACCGAGTTTCGCACTTGAGCCCAACGTCTACGTCCAAGTCACAACGGGCTTTCGTTACACGAAATTGTCGTGGGAAGATCAAATTCGTGCCTTTCGCCAGTGTGGCGCCCAGGTCGGCGTGTATGACTATTTCAGCGTCTATCCCTGGGATTGGGACCTCCCCGGTGCGGCAAAAGCTGGGAGAGATTTTGAGCTTGCGACAGCCATTCGAAATTATCATAGCCTCGGTCTTTCGACCTACGACGCAGAATCCTCGTGTAACTGGGGGCCCAATGGACCTGGTTACTGGATGGCAGCCCACTTGATGTGGAACCCCCAACAGGACGCGCAATCCCTGTTCGAGGATTTTTGCACAAAAGCATTCGGTGAGGCAGCGGCACCTATGCGGCGACTCTATACGCGCTGGAGCCGTGGTGAGCGATTTTCGCCACGATCGTTGAAACTTGCCATGGAGGATCTCGACGCCGCCTATCGGGCTACATCCGCGCCGGAAATCGTAGCACGGTTGGATCGCGTGGCCATGTATCTGCACTGGTTGCGACTGTGGTTGGAATATGATCAGTCCAGCCGCCACAACCAATGGAACCGCCTCGTGGTCGCGCCCCCCGAAGAGATCATCGCGCGGGCAAAGGAATGTGTCGTGTTTTCCCACCGGATTATGGATACTGGCTTGATCCACACTTTTCCAATGCTGTTTTCGTCGTGGTTTGATGAGCGATTTCGGGCACTCACACTCGTTGAGGGTTTCAACCTCAGGGAAGCTCACAAGGCGTGGACCGCCCAGAAGCAGAATATTCCAACTCACGAGGAGGTCACCCAATTCCGACAAGAGGACCTCAAAAGATATGCGGACCTTCAGGCTGTTGAGATAGAAGGCCGGATCTGGCGTGGTCCGCTGCGTCCGGTGACAGACTTGGTGCCCGACGCCGTGGCGAGCTGGCAGGAAACAAAGTCGGCGCTGCCCGCGATTGAAAGCGGGGAAATTGTTTTTCAGGGGCGAGCAGGGGAAGAATTGACCATTTCCTGGCAACCGTTCGACAAAGGGCACACAATCTCATGCGATTGGACGTTGCGAACGGAAGAGACGATAGTTGCCACGGGACACGTGGAAGCCCCCAAAGGCGAGCCAGCGCAGGCGACGGTGAAACTTCCTCAAAACGGTGTTTACACTTTGAATCCCGGAACCGATTTCTGGCGCGCTGCCCGGGTGGACATCGGTAATCGACCGTTTGTTTTTAGGGCAGCCCGGGCAGATACGCCCGGTGCCCCCAAGGCTGTACCGCTTCGTTTCTGGTTGCCCGCGATGAACGAGCGGCTTTACTTTTACGTCCCTCAAGGCACTCGGCACTTCGTGGTGGGGATCGTATCGGGAGGCGACCCGTGGACCCAGCTCCGAATTAATACCCCCGATGGACGAGTTATTGTTGACGACCGAGTACTTGCCGGGAGCGAGATTTCTGTGATCGTCGAGGAAGACCAACGGACGTACGGGGCTGACTCCGCGATGGCCAATCACAGTATCCTGCCGTCCGCCCAACAGAGCGTGGAAGTCCCCAACGGGACCGACGGCCAGATCTGGAGCCTCCAACTTTCCGGATTGCGATGCGTGGTGGAATTGTATGATGTTCCACCGTATTTGGCGTGCAGCCCACAGACGTTGCTCATTCCAGAAGACGCCGTTTTCCATTCGCAGTCGGACGGGAGCCGCAAGGTGGATTACGATTAG
- a CDS encoding LamG-like jellyroll fold domain-containing protein, which produces MPRKVAVITMLSGVMTLVVSAQPLLGESSQSVGNSSAAQQSSQGPSGQNIIACWKFLPGQETADNSGHGHELRLRGASRFVPGGVSGNCLECFSSANNPEVGNGAVVRNDPRLTPEGAFTLELWIKPKAELDTCSVAFLLDKKYLHYPRETPEANCDYCLYLRRTNPGKFRLVAYLGFGQDSAEFISQEVSLLPDCWVHLAFAYDGAGVGRFFLNKQAIGRTVHPGRGPVSPGKYDLVIGDRYGSLYSGFPGYIDEVCIHAGIPNWAQGGLEVELASLARTAFLRMEDTAFVHLVLRNETQREVSDVKIACISKESTTSLRVPKLSPHEEIPIKVPVDTRLRTGSYALRVHVEATQESTVLHQEREFNISIVPRPIPDMMPVILWGTGDLEQVKEIGFTHQLVSLTDYAHIWKLDKPGTAVESSQLAEKAEMLNAHLVRGVGAIVSLSPGSWIVRNPETQSRFQRVDRNGQPYKDPNPCGLFPEVREFCYRVGASVAETFHDFPSLEAALIHTEVRDSTNLCFHKHDLETFRTKYGYDIPDQATSKWGVRYDRILGFPEDRVIPDNDHLLEFYRWFWTEGDGWNGLHSAVHRGLKSARPDLWTFFDPAVRAPSIWGSGGEVDVLSQWTYTYPDPIKIGQATDELFAMAEGRPGQQVMKMTQIIWYRSQTAPKLLEEESQRAPWEREIPDAKFITIAPDHLREAFWCKMARPIRGIMYHGWSSLVPAPHASYRYTNPHTREVLQELIHDVVRPLGPALLNIPDSPADIAILESFASQMFAGRGTYGWSRNWEADMHLVLQWGRFQPRIIYEESILRDGLDNYRVLVLPACDVLPAAVVKAIKEFQSRGGLVVGDEFLCPAIRPDIRVESYRRTGKAEEDKAALQRLAEKLRQELANRYPRHVDSSDPDLIVRTRQYGSALYVFTINDRRTFGDYVGHHGLVMEKGLPLEGTVSVVTQGKTVYDLVAHQEVKSQRMGEVLTWSVKLGPGDGRVFMITDQAIEGVQVLVPQKAERGQRASLTIRVVGKNGLPLSAVIPIELEIRDSQGQTAEPTGFYAARDGVVNVFVDFAPNDTPGEWQVRVRELAGGHEVAAKIQLQ; this is translated from the coding sequence TCAAGTCAGGGGCCGTCGGGCCAGAATATCATTGCCTGCTGGAAGTTTCTGCCGGGCCAGGAAACCGCCGATAACTCCGGACACGGTCATGAGTTACGGCTCCGAGGGGCGTCGCGATTCGTTCCCGGAGGTGTGTCTGGCAACTGTTTGGAGTGCTTCTCCAGTGCCAACAATCCGGAGGTTGGAAATGGAGCGGTGGTGAGAAATGATCCACGGCTCACTCCGGAAGGAGCCTTCACGCTGGAGTTATGGATCAAACCCAAGGCGGAACTCGATACGTGCAGCGTGGCTTTTTTACTCGACAAAAAATATCTTCATTACCCGCGAGAAACTCCAGAGGCAAATTGCGATTATTGCCTTTATTTGCGGCGGACCAATCCCGGAAAATTTCGCCTCGTGGCGTATCTTGGGTTCGGTCAGGATTCGGCTGAGTTCATATCACAGGAAGTCTCTCTGCTGCCTGACTGTTGGGTACACCTAGCTTTTGCCTACGACGGTGCGGGGGTGGGGCGATTCTTCCTCAACAAGCAAGCGATTGGCAGAACGGTCCATCCCGGACGGGGACCGGTCTCGCCGGGAAAATACGACCTGGTGATTGGAGATCGTTACGGTTCTTTGTACTCGGGGTTCCCCGGCTATATCGACGAGGTCTGCATTCACGCGGGAATTCCCAATTGGGCACAAGGTGGCCTCGAAGTCGAACTCGCATCCCTGGCACGTACGGCCTTCCTGCGAATGGAAGATACGGCTTTTGTTCACCTCGTCCTCCGCAATGAAACACAGCGTGAAGTAAGCGACGTAAAGATTGCCTGTATCTCTAAAGAATCGACAACATCTCTACGAGTACCGAAACTTTCTCCTCACGAAGAAATTCCTATAAAAGTGCCCGTGGATACTCGGTTGCGAACGGGAAGCTACGCTCTCCGGGTGCATGTTGAAGCCACTCAGGAATCCACAGTATTGCACCAGGAACGGGAATTTAACATTTCCATTGTGCCACGACCGATACCTGATATGATGCCTGTTATCTTATGGGGCACAGGTGATCTCGAGCAGGTCAAAGAAATTGGCTTTACTCATCAGTTAGTCAGTCTGACGGACTATGCCCACATTTGGAAATTGGATAAACCGGGAACCGCTGTCGAAAGTTCTCAATTAGCGGAAAAAGCGGAAATGCTCAATGCACACCTGGTTCGGGGTGTGGGTGCGATCGTAAGCTTATCACCCGGGTCATGGATTGTGAGGAATCCCGAAACGCAGTCACGATTCCAGCGGGTGGATAGAAACGGGCAGCCTTACAAGGACCCAAACCCGTGTGGTCTGTTTCCGGAGGTGCGCGAATTCTGTTACCGAGTCGGGGCATCGGTGGCAGAAACATTCCACGATTTCCCATCGCTTGAGGCAGCGCTTATTCATACAGAGGTTCGTGACTCGACCAATCTGTGTTTCCATAAGCATGATTTGGAAACTTTTAGGACAAAATACGGCTACGACATTCCAGATCAAGCCACCAGCAAATGGGGCGTGCGTTACGATCGGATTCTCGGATTTCCGGAAGACCGGGTTATTCCTGATAACGACCATCTGCTTGAGTTCTATCGATGGTTCTGGACAGAGGGCGATGGGTGGAACGGATTGCATTCAGCCGTCCACCGTGGCTTGAAATCGGCAAGACCCGATCTGTGGACGTTTTTCGATCCGGCGGTTCGTGCTCCCAGCATCTGGGGTAGTGGAGGCGAGGTGGACGTTCTTTCCCAGTGGACGTATACCTATCCCGACCCGATCAAAATCGGCCAGGCAACGGACGAACTCTTCGCGATGGCTGAAGGGCGACCAGGCCAGCAGGTCATGAAGATGACGCAGATTATCTGGTACCGGTCTCAAACGGCCCCAAAGCTGCTCGAGGAGGAAAGTCAACGGGCACCGTGGGAAAGGGAAATACCCGACGCGAAGTTTATCACGATTGCCCCAGATCACCTGCGTGAGGCGTTTTGGTGCAAGATGGCACGTCCTATCCGGGGCATCATGTATCACGGTTGGAGTTCGCTCGTGCCGGCTCCTCACGCAAGTTATCGCTACACCAATCCCCATACCAGAGAAGTGCTCCAGGAGCTTATTCACGACGTGGTTCGACCTTTGGGGCCGGCTCTTTTGAATATTCCGGATAGTCCCGCCGATATTGCCATTTTAGAAAGCTTTGCTTCCCAAATGTTCGCCGGTCGGGGGACCTACGGCTGGAGTCGCAACTGGGAAGCGGACATGCATCTTGTACTCCAATGGGGACGATTTCAGCCACGGATCATTTACGAAGAAAGTATCCTGCGAGATGGACTGGATAACTACCGGGTGCTTGTTCTTCCAGCCTGTGATGTGCTGCCCGCGGCTGTCGTCAAAGCGATCAAAGAATTTCAATCCCGGGGAGGATTGGTGGTGGGGGACGAATTTCTCTGCCCGGCAATTCGGCCTGATATTCGCGTGGAGTCCTACCGACGAACGGGAAAGGCCGAGGAAGACAAGGCAGCGCTGCAACGGTTGGCTGAAAAACTGCGGCAGGAGCTGGCAAACCGTTATCCCCGACACGTTGACTCATCAGATCCAGACTTGATTGTTCGGACACGACAGTATGGCTCTGCCCTATATGTTTTTACGATCAATGATCGCCGCACGTTTGGGGACTACGTCGGACATCATGGCCTGGTGATGGAAAAAGGCCTGCCTTTGGAAGGGACCGTCTCGGTGGTCACACAAGGGAAAACTGTTTATGATCTTGTCGCACATCAGGAAGTTAAATCGCAACGAATGGGTGAGGTTTTGACGTGGTCGGTGAAGCTCGGACCAGGTGACGGGCGGGTGTTCATGATCACGGACCAGGCAATTGAGGGGGTCCAAGTGTTGGTTCCGCAAAAAGCCGAGAGAGGTCAACGGGCATCCCTGACGATTCGCGTTGTTGGCAAGAACGGCTTGCCTTTATCGGCTGTGATACCGATAGAACTCGAAATTCGCGATTCTCAGGGGCAGACCGCAGAGCCTACGGGTTTCTATGCGGCGCGAGATGGCGTTGTGAACGTATTTGTGGATTTCGCGCCCAATGATACGCCGGGCGAGTGGCAGGTCCGAGTAAGAGAACTGGCCGGTGGCCACGAGGTTGCCGCGAAAATACAACTCCAGTAA